A DNA window from Deltaproteobacteria bacterium contains the following coding sequences:
- the gyrA gene encoding DNA gyrase subunit A, with protein sequence MAEATGPQLVPVAIEDEMRQAYLDYSMSVIVGRALPDVRDGLKPVHRRILYAMFDQGMLHNKRYSKCAGTVGEVLKKYHPHGDAAVYDALVRLAQEWNLRHPLIDGQGNFGSIDGDSAAAYRYTESRLTRLAEMMLADIDKETVDFGPNFDDSTTEPLVLPTRFPNLLVNGSAGIAVGMATNVPPHNLGEVIESTIHLIDHPEAPLGQLLDPKLGGTLMGGIQGPDFPTGGILMGVAPIRALYETGRGILRMRAKVDVETDKRTERERIVVTEVPYQVNKAKAIQAIGEMHNDKKIEGISDLRDESSREGIRAVVEIKRGAITGVVLNNLYQHSSLFQDSFGATMLSIDRGQPRTLGLKPILERFIAHRRDVVTRRTRYELRKAKEREHVLLGYKIALDHIDEIIALIKASASRDEASQKLQSFYALSEIQAKAILEMQLQRLTGLEKEKILSELAEVQVLITRLSAILSSEKLLLDVIKDELREVKNLFADPRRTDIQGEASDLSDEDLIAEEDMVVTFSHQGYVKRNPVSLYRAQRRGGRGKAGAGTTDEDFIEQIFVASTHAYVLIFTSKGRIFWLKVHELPQAGRAARGKAIVNLVALAQDEKIAALLPVKELQGAKDDGAEAPEEPAAAAEESGAEDEVEETEATRVAAKAMQAAAGPYIVFVTQNGLIKRTKLQAFARPRPSGLKALSIEENDELVAVMHANGDEDVIIGTAQGMAIRFDQKEVRHMGRAAFGVKGITLEAGDKVVGAELANPGATLFTMTENGYGKRTAIEEYRLTHRGGK encoded by the coding sequence ATGGCAGAAGCAACCGGTCCCCAGCTCGTTCCCGTCGCCATCGAAGACGAGATGCGTCAGGCGTATCTCGACTATTCGATGTCGGTGATCGTCGGGCGCGCCCTCCCCGACGTTCGCGACGGGCTCAAGCCTGTCCATCGCCGGATCCTCTACGCGATGTTCGACCAGGGGATGCTGCACAACAAGCGCTACAGCAAGTGCGCCGGAACCGTCGGCGAAGTGCTGAAGAAGTATCACCCGCACGGCGACGCCGCGGTCTACGACGCGCTGGTGCGGCTCGCGCAGGAATGGAACCTGCGCCATCCGCTGATCGACGGGCAGGGCAACTTCGGCAGCATCGACGGCGACTCTGCCGCGGCCTACCGGTACACCGAGTCGCGGCTCACCCGGCTCGCCGAGATGATGCTGGCCGACATCGACAAGGAGACCGTCGACTTCGGCCCGAACTTCGACGACTCCACCACCGAACCGCTGGTCCTGCCGACGCGCTTCCCCAATCTGCTCGTGAACGGAAGCGCCGGAATCGCGGTGGGCATGGCCACCAACGTCCCCCCGCACAACCTCGGCGAGGTGATCGAGAGCACGATCCATCTCATCGATCATCCCGAGGCGCCGCTCGGGCAGCTCCTCGATCCGAAGCTCGGCGGCACGCTGATGGGCGGCATCCAGGGGCCCGACTTTCCCACCGGTGGCATCCTGATGGGCGTCGCGCCCATTCGTGCGCTGTACGAGACCGGCCGCGGGATCCTGCGGATGCGCGCCAAGGTCGACGTGGAGACCGACAAGCGCACCGAGCGCGAGCGCATCGTCGTCACCGAGGTGCCGTACCAGGTCAACAAGGCCAAGGCGATCCAGGCCATCGGCGAGATGCACAACGACAAGAAGATCGAGGGCATCTCCGATCTGCGCGACGAATCGAGCCGCGAAGGGATCCGCGCCGTGGTCGAGATCAAGCGCGGCGCCATCACCGGCGTGGTGCTCAACAACCTGTACCAGCACAGCTCGCTGTTCCAGGACTCGTTCGGCGCCACCATGCTCTCGATCGATCGCGGCCAGCCGCGCACCCTCGGGCTCAAGCCGATCCTCGAGCGCTTCATCGCCCACCGGCGCGACGTGGTCACCCGCCGCACTCGCTACGAGCTGCGCAAGGCGAAGGAGCGCGAGCACGTCCTGCTCGGCTACAAGATCGCGCTCGACCACATCGACGAGATCATCGCGCTGATCAAGGCCAGCGCATCCCGCGACGAGGCATCGCAGAAGCTGCAGTCGTTCTACGCACTGAGCGAGATCCAGGCGAAGGCGATTTTGGAGATGCAGCTCCAGCGACTGACCGGTTTGGAGAAGGAGAAGATCCTTTCCGAGCTGGCCGAAGTGCAGGTGCTCATCACCAGGCTCTCCGCGATCCTCAGCTCCGAGAAGCTGCTGCTCGACGTGATCAAGGACGAGTTGCGCGAGGTGAAGAACCTCTTCGCCGACCCGCGCCGCACCGACATCCAGGGCGAGGCCAGCGATCTCTCGGACGAGGATTTGATTGCCGAAGAGGACATGGTGGTGACCTTCAGCCACCAGGGCTACGTCAAGCGCAATCCGGTCTCGCTCTACCGCGCGCAACGGCGCGGCGGACGCGGCAAGGCGGGGGCGGGCACGACCGACGAGGACTTCATCGAGCAGATCTTCGTCGCCTCCACCCACGCGTACGTCCTCATCTTCACCAGCAAGGGGCGGATCTTCTGGCTCAAGGTGCACGAGCTGCCGCAGGCGGGCCGCGCCGCGCGCGGAAAGGCGATCGTGAACCTCGTGGCCCTCGCGCAGGACGAGAAGATCGCCGCGCTCTTGCCTGTGAAGGAGCTACAGGGCGCGAAAGACGACGGCGCCGAGGCGCCGGAAGAGCCCGCGGCCGCGGCGGAGGAATCAGGCGCGGAGGACGAGGTCGAGGAGACGGAAGCGACGCGCGTCGCGGCCAAGGCGATGCAGGCCGCAGCCGGGCCGTACATCGTCTTCGTCACGCAGAACGGCCTGATCAAGCGGACGAAGCTCCAGGCGTTCGCGCGGCCGCGGCCGAGCGGCCTCAAGGCGCTCTCCATCGAGGAGAACGACGAGCTGGTGGCGGTGATGCACGCCAACGGCGACGAGGACGTGATCATCGGAACCGCGCAGGGGATGGCGATCCGCTTCGACCAGAAGGAGGTCCGCCACATGGGTCGGGCGGCCTTCGGCGTGAAGGGGATCACGCTGGAAGCGGGCGACAAGGTCGTCGGCGCCGAGCTGGCCAACCCCGGCGCGACGCTGTTCACGATGACCGAGAACGGCTACGGCAAGCGCACCGCCATCGAGGAGTACCGGCTGACCCACCGCGGCGGAAAGG
- a CDS encoding DUF3761 domain-containing protein produces MRNIGISLLAAAALALPATAKTSKKTDVTCNDGTTAKAGRGACSHHGGVAVAKAPADKAAKSADKAEKSADKAAKSSKNKTRAELDEGKKETEKKSGGILDTLFGRKKADTAQGRSSNTTPRGSTRDEKSKTPTARCKDGTTSYSAHHSGSCSGHGGVAEWLDNK; encoded by the coding sequence ATGCGGAACATCGGAATCTCGCTTCTCGCGGCGGCGGCGCTGGCCCTGCCGGCGACGGCAAAAACGTCGAAGAAAACCGACGTCACTTGCAACGACGGCACGACCGCCAAGGCCGGCCGTGGCGCATGCTCACATCACGGCGGCGTCGCAGTCGCCAAGGCACCCGCCGACAAGGCCGCCAAGTCCGCCGACAAGGCGGAGAAGTCAGCAGACAAGGCGGCGAAGTCGAGCAAGAACAAGACGCGTGCCGAGCTGGACGAGGGCAAGAAGGAGACCGAGAAGAAGTCGGGCGGAATCCTCGACACCCTCTTCGGGCGAAAAAAGGCGGACACTGCCCAGGGCCGCAGCTCGAACACGACCCCGCGCGGCTCCACGCGGGACGAGAAGAGCAAAACGCCCACGGCGCGGTGCAAGGACGGAACGACGTCATACTCGGCGCACCATTCCGGCTCGTGCTCCGGGCACGGCGGCGTGGCGGAGTGGTTGGACAACAAATAG